A part of Cryptococcus tetragattii IND107 chromosome 3, whole genome shotgun sequence genomic DNA contains:
- a CDS encoding mitochondrial import inner membrane translocase subunit TIM22, whose protein sequence is MSIPLPSAMPLLPPIYLPGQEPLPAGTTDWERQEMQTALKYQRYMGMVMESCPLKVTIAGVGGLALGGFFSLMSATFAYEDPLSRASNQLTTTRAQTMFVFKEMGRNMWSSGKGFAKVGMVYSGVECCIEGYRAKNDIYNGVSAGFLTGAILARNAGPTAMLGGGVAFAAFSGAIDWWLRSAPADEI, encoded by the exons ATGTCAATCCCCCTTCCCAGCGCGATGCCCCTCTTACCGCCCATATATCTGCCGGGGCAAGAACCTCTTCCTGCCGGAACCACTGACTGGGAACGACAAGAGATGCAAACCGCTTTGAAATACCAGAGATATATGGGTATGGTCATGGAAAGTTGCCCCCTGAAAGTTACCATTGCTGGCGTTGGAG GCCTGGCCCTTGGTggctttttctctctcatgTCTGCTACTTTCGCATACGAAGATCCCTTGTCACGAGCCTCTAATCAACTCACGACAACAAGGGCTCAGACGATGTTTGTTTTcaaagagatggggaggaaCATGTGGTCTAGTGGTAAAGGGTTTGCCAAAGTTGGTATGGTGTACTCAGGCGTGGAATGCTGCATTGAAGGA TACAGAGCAAAGAACGACATTTATAATGGTGTCTCGGCAGGATTCCTGACAGGAGCAATCTTAGCGCGTAACGCAGGGCCAACTGCTATGTTGGGTGGCGGTGTCGCCTTTGCTGCCTTCTCGGGTGCCATTGATTGGTGGCTACGCAGTGCGCCTGCCGA CGAAATTTAG